One Dunckerocampus dactyliophorus isolate RoL2022-P2 chromosome 18, RoL_Ddac_1.1, whole genome shotgun sequence genomic region harbors:
- the phospho1 gene encoding probable phosphatase phospho1 isoform X2 has translation MASHPGHISPDKRFLIIFDFDETIVDETSDDMVVQTAPSQHLPNWLKDTYQQGRYNDYMQRVLGYLAEQGVTESDIRGVMEKLPATPGMLTLFQFLRSRPSHDFEVILVSDANTFFIESWLRRAGARPLFHRIFSNPATFNRDGRLVLRPFHAHDCPRCPENMCKQAIIREYVTRRTQERGRPYQRVFYVGDGANDFCPALALGPRDVAFPRRDFPMHRLITETHESMPGEFKAVTVPWATAEDVVQRLRKIVTE, from the coding sequence ATGGCCTCCCACCCGGGTCACATCTCGCCGGACAAGCGCTTCCTCATCATCTTCGACTTTGACGAGACCATCGTGGATGAGACCAGCGATGACATGGTGGTGCAGACCGCCCCGAGTCAGCACCTGCCCAACTGGCTGAAGGACACCTACCAGCAGGGCCGCTACAACGACTACATGCAGCGCGTCCTGGGCTACCTGGCCGAGCAGGGCGTCACCGAGAGCGACATACGCGGGGTCATGGAGAAGTTGCCCGCCACACCCGGCATGCTCACCCTCTTCCAGTTCCTCCGCAGCCGGCCCTCGCACGACTTCGAAGTGATCCTGGTGTCCGACGCCAACACCTTCTTCATTGAGTCGTGGCTGAGGCGTGCAGGTGCACGACCCCTCTTCCACCGCATCTTCAGCAACCCGGCCACCTTCAACAGGGACGGCCGCCTGGTGCTGAGGCCCTTCCACGCCCACGACTGCCCGCGGTGCCCGGAGAACATGTGCAAGCAGGCCATCATCCGGGAGTACGTGACTCGCCGGACACAGGAGCGAGGGCGCCCCTACCAAAGGGTCTTCTACGTGGGGGACGGAGCCAACGACTTCTGCCCGGCGCTCGCCCTGGGGCCCCGGGACGTGGCCTTCCCGCGGCGGGACTTCCCCATGCACCGGCTCATCACGGAAACCCACGAGTCCATGCCGGGGGAGTTCAAGGCGGTGACGGTGCCCTGGGCCACCGCAGAAGACGTGGTGCAGCGGCTGAGGAAGATAGTGACCGAGTAG
- the phospho1 gene encoding probable phosphatase phospho1 isoform X1, translating to MGDSFFNCCYFPPHPPGEEEHPRSRVHNESRMASHPGHISPDKRFLIIFDFDETIVDETSDDMVVQTAPSQHLPNWLKDTYQQGRYNDYMQRVLGYLAEQGVTESDIRGVMEKLPATPGMLTLFQFLRSRPSHDFEVILVSDANTFFIESWLRRAGARPLFHRIFSNPATFNRDGRLVLRPFHAHDCPRCPENMCKQAIIREYVTRRTQERGRPYQRVFYVGDGANDFCPALALGPRDVAFPRRDFPMHRLITETHESMPGEFKAVTVPWATAEDVVQRLRKIVTE from the coding sequence ATGGGGGACTCGTTCTTCAACTGCTGTTATTTCCCACCTCACCCCCCAGGCGAGGAGGAGCATCCCAGGTCCCGAGTGCACAACGAGAGCAGGATGGCCTCCCACCCGGGTCACATCTCGCCGGACAAGCGCTTCCTCATCATCTTCGACTTTGACGAGACCATCGTGGATGAGACCAGCGATGACATGGTGGTGCAGACCGCCCCGAGTCAGCACCTGCCCAACTGGCTGAAGGACACCTACCAGCAGGGCCGCTACAACGACTACATGCAGCGCGTCCTGGGCTACCTGGCCGAGCAGGGCGTCACCGAGAGCGACATACGCGGGGTCATGGAGAAGTTGCCCGCCACACCCGGCATGCTCACCCTCTTCCAGTTCCTCCGCAGCCGGCCCTCGCACGACTTCGAAGTGATCCTGGTGTCCGACGCCAACACCTTCTTCATTGAGTCGTGGCTGAGGCGTGCAGGTGCACGACCCCTCTTCCACCGCATCTTCAGCAACCCGGCCACCTTCAACAGGGACGGCCGCCTGGTGCTGAGGCCCTTCCACGCCCACGACTGCCCGCGGTGCCCGGAGAACATGTGCAAGCAGGCCATCATCCGGGAGTACGTGACTCGCCGGACACAGGAGCGAGGGCGCCCCTACCAAAGGGTCTTCTACGTGGGGGACGGAGCCAACGACTTCTGCCCGGCGCTCGCCCTGGGGCCCCGGGACGTGGCCTTCCCGCGGCGGGACTTCCCCATGCACCGGCTCATCACGGAAACCCACGAGTCCATGCCGGGGGAGTTCAAGGCGGTGACGGTGCCCTGGGCCACCGCAGAAGACGTGGTGCAGCGGCTGAGGAAGATAGTGACCGAGTAG